The DNA region CTGGCGTGACGGCATAGAGGCGGTCTATGAGGACGGACCCGTCCCCCGCCATGGCGTGATGGATCCGCTGGCCGAGGCGGCCCGCGGGCTGGGGCTGAGCCGCGTCCTGTTCGACCGGCTGATCGACGCGCGGGAGGCCGACCTGGACGACACGCCGCCGGCCGACCTGACCTGCCTCGTCAACTATGCCGAGGTAACCGGGGCGCCGCTGGTCCAACTGGCGCTCGAGATTTTGGGCGTGCGGGACGAGGCGGCGATGGCGGCCGGGCGTCATGTCGGCATCGCCTATGCCCTGGCCGGCATCCTGCGCGCGGCGCCGTTCCTGGCCCGCCAGAATCGCCAGCGCCTGCCGGAAGATCTGATGCAGCGCCATGGCGCCCGAAGCGAGGATCTGTTCGCCGGCCGTTTCAGCGCGGAACTGCGGTCGGTGGTGGGCGAGATCGCCGATGTGGCGCGCAGGCATCTGGACGAGGCGCGCGCCCTGCGCCGTCAGGTGCCGAAGGCGGCGGTGCCGGCGCTGCTGCCGGCCACGCTTGCCGACCTGCATCTGGGCGTGATCGCGCGGGAGCGCAACGACGTGTTCGTCCCGCGCGTGCTGCTGCCCAACCCGTTCCGGCAGATGAAGCTGGGCTGGGCGGCGATGCGCGGGCGCTACTGACGCCCGCGCGACTATGCTTGCCCTCGGACGGCGGGGGCGGCCGTCCGGCCGCTTGCCTTCGCAGGCACGGGCCTGCTGGGCCGCAGTCGCGGCCCTTATCGCCGGGCGCAAGTCGGAACTTGCGCTAGGCGGTATCAGTCCTTGAGCCAGCCGTCGAGGTCGGCCAGTGCCCGGCGGGTGTAGGCAAGCTTGCGGTCGCGGCCGCGGATCTTGTCGTCGACCGGCGGGAAGAGGCCGAAATTGACGTTCATCGGCTGGTAGGTCTCGGCCTCCGCCCCGCCGGTGATGTGGCCGAGGATGGCGCCCAGCGCGGTGGTGACGGGCGGCTTCGTAATCTCCCGGCCCAGGCGTTCCGCCGCGGCGAAGCGGCCGGCGAGCAGGCCGACGGCCGCGCTCTCCACATAGCCCTCGCAGCCCGTGACCTGCCCGGCGAAGCGCAGGCGGGGCAGCGACTTCAGCCGCAGGGCGCCGTCCAGCAGGCGCGGGCTGTTCAGGAAGGTGTTGCGGTGCATGCCGCCCAGCCGGGCGAACTCGGCATTCTCCAGGCCGGGGATCATGCGG from Azospirillum ramasamyi includes:
- a CDS encoding phytoene/squalene synthase family protein, which translates into the protein MVKAATDLSYCGREVRKYDNDHFLAGLFTPTERREAMFALYAFNLEIAKTREVVSEPILGQMRLQFWRDGIEAVYEDGPVPRHGVMDPLAEAARGLGLSRVLFDRLIDAREADLDDTPPADLTCLVNYAEVTGAPLVQLALEILGVRDEAAMAAGRHVGIAYALAGILRAAPFLARQNRQRLPEDLMQRHGARSEDLFAGRFSAELRSVVGEIADVARRHLDEARALRRQVPKAAVPALLPATLADLHLGVIARERNDVFVPRVLLPNPFRQMKLGWAAMRGRY